The DNA segment acgtatataattatatttttaaaaaattaatatgttttttttaaaaaaatacagatATTAAATTGAGAATGCTTCTTTTATAGAATCATATGAATAAAATTGGAAGTTGAGTGCATttatatcaaaaaaaaattaaacaagtcATAAAAGACATAGAAGTcgatttaataattaaaaaattagatCAGAGAATGATTAATAAATTTTGGAGAGTAAATACACTCCTCATTTAAAAATtgtaattcttttttttttaatctggtaatatcttattatttatttaattaattaaaaatataacttCTACCAATATCAACTTAAATCTCATTTTTCTATTAATCCGAATAATATATATAGGGTTAGTTCGTTTAACATTTTCTAGCAACTATTTATAGAACTACATAATTTTGGGTCCAAGTTAAATAAAGTTTTatatttttccttttgttcttaattaataaataaagatatatataaactgcaaaaaataaataaataaataaatgtatcaAGAGCTAAAGACTCAAACTTTGATAAAATCATTTCCTATCCAAATTGAAAGTATACCAAACTCACAAAAAAGTTCAATCCCTTTTTTGACCACAAACCAACATGAAGTTAGCTTTATCAACATGGAGGTAGTAAGATTTCTAAAAAAGAAACCAAACTTTACAATGGCGACTCTCTCAACATAGATTGAGAAATACCATTTACAGATGAAATGTAGCAAGGGAAGTGTAGTGTGGAGTGTGATATCCTCGTCTGTAAACTGTATTATGCAGTGTGGCGTATGCAGCTTCACCGAGTTTCGTGGTTTCTGCATTCTTCCGAGTTTCTATCGAGACAGGGGCAACCCCAGGAAGGCAGAAGGATTTCATGTTTCTgagaaaagttttagaaaagCTTGAAATCATTTTACATGACAAGAAACTACCTCGCTCTGCTGTCTGCGCCCAGGAACGAACGCCTTGTTCAGTGCGATTCAAGGCGTCGAACCTATTCTCGAGCAATAAACTGACAAGACAAACCACTTTCAAAATCTCATCCATATAGCAAGAACGCCAAAATTTAAGGTACTTGCTGGTTTCTGATCGGATGATTATCAAGAATGATCTCTGCTGCCAAATGACAAGCCAACTTGTGTTTGGGAATCGCCAACAAGTTGGAGCTTGATAGTGTCGCTTTGAGAGGAGTGACAAACATCCACACATTCCACCAAATCGTCGTCACATGTCAGCAATACCCATTCAGCATCGTCGTCCAAATACTTGAGATGGTATCCTTGGGTGTCACCCACACCAAATCTTCTGCAAATTTCTTGGTATAGATCTTTGTAACCCCAAGAATTTTGGATCCGGAATCTGATCTTCTCTTCCCCAAAAGTAACTTTTACCCGTGGACCGACTCTTTCTAGAGCTTTAACGCCGCCACCTACTTGTGTTGTGGGAGGGCTATCTTCTGGTTTTGCAGTCACGTATAAAGATGCCTGGCTTTGGGATCTTTGAAGGAGCTTTCGTTCGTCACTTGACAGATGTAAATTTGCATCACTTCTAGCCCTCTTGAACATGCCATCGGCGTATTCATCCTTAAAGACTGATTCTTCGTTACGCGGAATGCTCAAAGAAAATGATTTCGGCGGTGTTCCACTGGAACAAGATCCACTTGAGCCGGAACTTTGACTGCAAGAAGTAGAAGGTGACAGAGAGGTAGCAGCTGCAGGGCTTGAAAGGAAGCTTTCAGGATGTACTCCCGCAGGATGTACATGATCTgtagatttgaaatttgataaatCAGAAGTTTTCGATGCATTTGGGGATGCCAGTTCAGGAAAGTTTGAGTAGAAAGATTCAATCTGCAAGACTCCAGAGGCACCCTGGACAGAGTCGATCACACGTTGGATCTTTTGTAGGGAGTGCCCAACTTTCTTGATTTTTCGAGAAGGCCAACGCTGTATTCCATGCTGCCTGCATATCCTCTTCAAAGTTGTGGGGCAAACTGGTATCAAATATAAAGGAAAAACCAAAACATTAGACGCTAATTTACAAATATCATCTTTGATAATTgacataaaaaagaaaaaagaaaaaccaCTAATCACTGTGAGGAAAAATTTATGCTCACCACCAAGATTCCTGGCAGCATCTTTCAGGCTACCCGCAAAATGTTGCCGAAGAACTTGCAAGGTAATAGTTTTATCAGCTTTAGTACGTCTTTTCTCTTCGCTTCTGTCCGTGTAGAATGAACTGCCATCGCCAGAAGTAGATGGCTTTGTTACAAATGTGACACCTTCTCTCGAATCAGAACCAGGTCCCTGGCTGAATCTCGTTGCTGGAGACGCTATCAATTTTTCATCTGGCAAAGTAAGATTTTCTTGTAACTCTTTGTCTGTGACAACTCGTAAAGTCTGGCAAACATTTCGTATTATATGCGACAAAGAAGTGAGCATTTTCTTCTGTTCTTCTAAATCCTTGCAATCTATGGGCAAAAAGAACTCCAATACAAAGTCAGCAGAACCTGTGCAAATACTCCTAAGCCGTATAGCAACGGCAGCTTGTAGTCCAAACATTCTTGCGTGGTGAGAAAGTGGGTACTCCGTTTTACTAAAAGAGGTAATATCAGGCCAGAAACAAGGCTGATTAGTTTTAAATGCTTTACCAACGATCCCTTGACCTTTCAACAAGTGGTGCTCGGAACAAGCTTCATGAAACCCCCGAATACGGGAATCGCCTATGTAACACGCAGAATCTACAGTGGAGACACAGTTTTCTAGATTATCATCCGAGTGACGACATCCTCCTTTACCTTGCAAGATGCACGGGACCCATGTCTGAGCCAAAGGTAATCCATGCGTTTGGCAGGCAGATTGCAGAACTTCTAAAATTTCCGGTAGTGCAGTTTGGTAAGATAGATCACTTgtctgcaaaaaaaaaaaagaaccacAAATATCAGAGGCATATCAATAAGGGTCGAACTCGACGACCATCTTCCCACAGATAAaaagattttcagatttcaaAATGTTAAACTCTAAATTTCAGGAATCGCCCCTGATCATTATCATATATCATGTAACCAAATACCTTAAGATTCTTCACAGTAGGAACTTCAGAAGTCCTGAGATCAACAGCCTACACAAAAACAAATTATTTTCTTGTCAAACAATAAAAGAATTCTTTGTTGTAAGTTGAAAATGTATCTAACAATAAAATTGACTAACAGCAAGATTTCAGCACTAAtttcaaacaaaacaaaacggATATGAAGTTAAGTAATCAAATGTGAAATGTCTCAGATAGGCAGTTTTCAGTAGCTATAAAACATGGAACATAGCATAATAATGCTTGGATGATGTACCAAgagaatacaaaaaaaaaaggcaCAAAATCAAACCTCAAGAGCTTTACAGACACTTTCTAGCTCCGCACGATATTTGAGCTTCCTCGTCGTCAAAACAACTTCGATAACACCCAAACAAGTTTGACTACCTTGTTCAATAATCGGAACCGCAAGAGTACCCTGAATATCATATTTATGTGCAGCATCAACTCTAGGATATTCGTCACTGTTAAAGAAGCGAACATCAGGAGTCCACTCAGGGATCTTATTCCGGAACACCCTACCAGGCAATCCCGCGGCTTCTTTCGAATCTTCCTCGGTCGAAAATTGGTAACGCTTTGAAACCTCCCGGTATTGAGCAAGACTTGGGCAGTTGAGGCTGACGGAAACGAGTCGATCGTTTGTAGTCAGCACACGCTTGCCATCTCCATCTCTGTTTACAGGAACCCAAACTTGAATCAGGGCATCTTTATGCTTTGAGTGATCTTTTATATATCCAAGAGCCTGAATCAATCGGTCTGTTACGGGGGTCGAAGGTCTAGGTCCAATCCACAACCTTTTTCTTGAATCAGAACCTTCAACGGCATAGTTGTTTTCGGGCTGACACACAGAACCAAGGGCATCTTGAGCTTGCCTTGTGGATACATTCTCTGGGAAAGATGATCTTTGTCTCTCTTCTTTCACAGAGACCCCGCCGAATTCGACAGTAGTATTCGCTTCTAGAGTCGACCACAGAAACGAAGGTTCAAAGGGTGAAATGGGAGTTGAAGCATCAAAATTCAGGAATTCGGATCCATATGTTTCTAACCAACATCCATCTAACAATAATTGGTCCATGTAATCCAGATCCATGAAAGAATCACATGGAACAGCACCCAATACAGAATTAAGGGGAACTACATTTTCTTCCATTGCCCCAACCTTCCCACAAAATCACAACTGCATATCACAATACCATATTCAACAAAATCAGCCTCCACCACAATTAAATCCAGACAACAATCaattcacaatcaaatcaatcgAATGACCATCTAAAGGTGTGCTCAGACAAAGAACATAGGATGTGAAACATCAGGAGAAACACAAGTACGACCAACTAACTTTCAGAAGATTCTTTACAAGTGTCAAAAGACATAACTCCATTCACCAAGATTCTTGTTCCCaccatttaaaaaaacaaaaaagaaccaaaaaaacaaaagggttttccaaaaaaatccaaccaagaaaaggaaaaagaacAGAGaccttcacaaacaagactgcAAAAAATTTACAGCCAATCCCAGAAGACAAAACCCACAAAAATGGAAACAAAAACACCTAAAAAGGGAAAAATCAGAcagaaaaagaatttgaagagcaACTCACTGTGTGCCAAGATTCAAAGGATATTCCAACAGTggttttggttttatttcccAAATCCAACCCCCCCaataattgaaataaatatatatatatattaaatttcgTACACTCAAGAAAACTTGTGGTGGCCGCCTGTGATGCAGGAATCTCAGCAACACATGTAAGCTTGTAGGGTCTCAAGTCTCAGCTCTGAAAAATCGGTTCTTTGTTGTACTTACATAAATTTCCCCAACTTTATTTTTTACCCATCAAAGAAACCAAAGCACGAAGAAACATCACAAACCAAGTCCCCATGTCTCTCTCTCTCCCCCACCACacctatattatattatatacatatatatattattattatattacctGTACACAGCAGTGCTCAGATGATGCTTTGGATCAATCGGCACAAGCACGTAATACTCCATAAAATGATAAATATTGTAGTTtacttgaaaaatattattcaatttgtaatacaaatataaattaataatcaaGATTCTTGTAACATTCAAGGACCCCACCACAAACCCCCTAAGGAATCCAGCTACGGTCAACTGTAGAATAGGAGAAATTGTATGAGATTGAAATTGTCGACTGAGTCATTCGGATTTTTTCTTATTGTTTTTTTGTATGATCAAACAGTTCtttctttaaaatttaaatgggtTGTTTGGTTTTGGTCTGATCATGCACTATTGAATAATAGAATTTCTGATTCTTTATGTACTTTTTTAtatgtatttaatttaatttgattttctaaacaatTCTTTAATTGTATTGAAATTATAATTGTATTTTTGTACTACACACTctctttttattaattttttttttcaagaaaaatgGAACCAAACTCAGCGCATGTTGAGTTTTTAACCAATTTTGCGGCTGAGACATCTAAAAGTCGGATTTGGCCACTTATAAACAATGATCTGATTAATTGTATTTTGAGTTCTTTACTATTATTTTAAACTAAAACTAACGGATCGTGACACATACCATTATTACCATATATGTGTTTCGTAAAAAACTAAAGAAGAAGTAGGtgtctataaaaaaaaattaaaacaaaagttcttaatttttaaaattgaaataataggagaaaaaaataaaatataaaaaaatgttgTTATAATATAAAACCATGTAGTTGATTTAATACGATTGAGGGTGttttaaacaaattcaaaattatattataactgtatataattattataaaacgTTATTGTATTGTACATAGTAAAAGATTATCATCTTCATAATTACCTAGTAAGTAACTAATTTCATTAAAAGTTGATAGTCGTTATGGTCATTTCCAACCTCATAAAGATTTTCCTAGATTTGAACTTCAAAAGATCGAGTTATTTGATATACATGACACGCAAAGTCGTATTCATAACATTTATTTTacggattaaaaaaaattaatcactCGATTAGTACTCTAGGTACTCAACCAATGATTCGAGACGAACTATTCGAGAGCGCGACTCGATTTTGGCCATGTGACACCGTAATTGATATCGATTGTAATTATTGATGTTGGTTCGAGAGATCTAACTAAAATAAACAAGAATGGTGGAGTAAACCAaggaaataaaaatttaattatgttaattttttataatgCAAGtggttaattaaaattaataattgtgTGTGTTTGGTGGCGTGGATGGTTTGTACTTTAATGACTTTGCTTCTCCCCATTTTGTTTAAAATAGTATGGATACTTTTTTTGTACATTTGTTAATGATGATGACATCACATCAACTTGAGGATATAATATTAACATGATGTAATATAATAATcgtgtaataataataatgtatgAATTTCTTGTGCGGGTGGTGTTGTAATCCACTCTACTTTTTTGTGTCGATGGGTAAAGAACCAAGGGGGATAAAAGCTAAAgtgataaaatcatatataatatttatcaaaatctttataaatatattgtaGATAATTTATCTCGAGCACACTAGTATCAAATTAAGTATATAAGTTCTAACAAATAAATCGACTAAACATTGGCGGGCTGAAATTTAGTATATCGATCTCGCGAGTAGATCTAATGATTATCACGGTTCCATGTTGTTTATCACAAAaacttaaaaagaacattgtctCACGGTCAATTTGTGAGATAGATATCTTATTCGACCtaacttatgaaaaatattactttgtagtttttttaaaaaaatattacatattaGATCAGATAGTTCCCTATAACGTATATAGATCTAAGTGATTATCTcacaaaaaaactattttttatttatacataaaatcaaatagtgacatcaatCACATGTTTCGATCAATAATAAAAAGCGTTCATATATAAAGTGTGATATCATTAGACATGTAATGGATAAATCAACATACTCACATTAACAATAAATGCAAGCATTCAATCAACATATCataatttatggtatcaaataTTGCACAAAATATGATTGAGAAGGACTCAAGTGGATTAGGAAATCAATTATCATTTTCATAATAATGAATATGTAAGTGGGTATCACTTTTGCGTCAAGTGTGATGTACAATATAGTGTGTACTTGGGCAACTTGCTTGCTTGTATGCCTTTTTTTAGGTCAAAAACTTGCTAGCTAACATTTCCCGAATTAATTTTTACCAATTTATCTAGAAAAAAATAATCTACTATAAATCAATGATTGtgattgaatttaatatttaattttaatatgaattGAATCTAAAAATCATACTCGTGTATATAACTATCTTTAGTATAGGAGATAGACTTGCAATTAAAGTTTATTAAACTCTAGTTCGCTTTGATTAGCTCATCTACTAAAtgtcaaacaaattttttaagttttaatggTTTTCtcattatatttaatttgttttgaaTGTAGAATAATTCAGTTCATGAAATTCAAATGATATTTATTTGGGTTTGGTTTACCTAGAGATTTTAATAAAGTTGCAAGTTCTCGAAACAAGAAGAGAGTTGATTGCAAATTTCCAATGactatttttaatatgaaaGTATTATATCGTAAAACCATATTTATTTCTAATTTTAATATCTTGTAATTTTTAACCCCGTTGAACTCAATTATCTTTATCTttaacaataaaatataaatccCAACTCCGACCATGCAGTGCCTAAAGGCTAAAGCTCTGATTATGTGCAGGTAAAATCACGTGCTATATTTATCTTTATTAACAAAAaatcatgtattaatattttacttttgtctcaattatatattgtttttcacacaaattaagaaaaaacaaattaaaaaaaacaaattatattATACATAATTCCTATTTtaactttatttaattttattaaaaaatggtTGCAAATTTTTCAAGACCGTAATATGTGTATACTAGTAAAACAAAAATGTTGAAAAATATTGCTAAATAGAGTACAAATCTATATATTTAATCAGGACCAAAAAAGTGACTTATATAATAAATACGAGTTATTAATATGGTGCTgatacaaaatttaaatttgtaacaCAAAGTACAAGATTTAATATGTTGTTGGGTATATATGGGAAAGAATCAAGGAAAGTTAGCTTAAAGTTAAAAATGGAATCCGAACCGAATCTCTCCAACTAAACATGCCATAATTCATTCACGTAGTTTTAGGTCAATATTCACATCTACTTGAGTTACTGCACTTGTCCATTATTCTTTATTCTCAAAACCTACTCTAAACACTACATATttattctctctctctctattaTATTGTGATAGTCTCGTGGATTTATATTCATGAGACGAGTTGACCCGACGGATATTTACAACGAAAAATAATactttaatattaaaaataatatttttaatgaatcGAATTGAATCGGATATCCACCTCACAAAATTGATTGTGAAATGatctaataaaaaattttgtgtgtgtatgtgtgtaaaTATATTAAACAATATAATAATGCATCAACATGTTATAACCAACTTGGTCTATTAACAGAGAGACAAAAATGTCCTACTTTTATATTTCAATAAATTTACACAAACTCATGTGAGACGATCTCACggatttattttgtaaaacgAGTCTTCTATTCAGACCCGAACCTGGCATGAGGCGAATGAGTCCACCGCCTCAGGCCCAGGTCCAAAAGAAGGcccaaaaaaattcataaactaTTATTAGTGTATGTGtgccataaatttttttaaaaaaaaatgtcatgATTTTGCCAAAAAAATAGTATTTCCGCAACTTTGTCATCTTCATCAAccatttttttcttcaaatctgaaGTTTCAATCACATCACATGATAATTAATAGAGAACGACTCTTGGGTTTCAAAACTTTCACTCACTCTCTTTCATTATTAATTATTGGATTTCATAgacttatatgtttttttttctaaattttataatatttttaggaatatttgtgatatttttttattcgtGAGCATAATTAGGTATAGTGTAAGAAATTTCTTCAATTGGTGCATTCATTTTCTTGAGTTTcgtatattattaaataa comes from the Henckelia pumila isolate YLH828 chromosome 1, ASM3356847v2, whole genome shotgun sequence genome and includes:
- the LOC140879353 gene encoding protein NLP5-like isoform X2, whose product is MEENVVPLNSVLGAVPCDSFMDLDYMDQLLLDGCWLETYGSEFLNFDASTPISPFEPSFLWSTLEANTTVEFGGVSVKEERQRSSFPENVSTRQAQDALGSVCQPENNYAVEGSDSRKRLWIGPRPSTPVTDRLIQALGYIKDHSKHKDALIQVWVPVNRDGDGKRVLTTNDRLVSVSLNCPSLAQYREVSKRYQFSTEEDSKEAAGLPGRVFRNKIPEWTPDVRFFNSDEYPRVDAAHKYDIQGTLAVPIIEQGSQTCLGVIEVVLTTRKLKYRAELESVCKALEAVDLRTSEVPTVKNLKTSDLSYQTALPEILEVLQSACQTHGLPLAQTWVPCILQDEKLIASPATRFSQGPGSDSREGVTFVTKPSTSGDGSSFYTDRSEEKRRTKADKTITLQVLRQHFAGSLKDAARNLGVCPTTLKRICRQHGIQRWPSRKIKKVGHSLQKIQRVIDSVQGASGVLQIESFYSNFPELASPNASKTSDLSNFKSTDHVHPAGVHPESFLSSPAAATSLSPSTSCSQSSGSSGSCSSGTPPKSFSLSIPRNEESVFKDEYADGMFKRARSDANLHLSSDERKLLQRSQSQASLYVTAKPEDSPPTTQVGGGVKALERVGPRVKVTFGEEKIRFRIQNSWGYKDLYQEICRRFGVGDTQGYHLKYLDDDAEWVLLTCDDDLVECVDVCHSSQSDTIKLQLVGDSQTQVGLSFGSRDHS
- the LOC140879353 gene encoding protein NLP5-like isoform X1, which produces MEENVVPLNSVLGAVPCDSFMDLDYMDQLLLDGCWLETYGSEFLNFDASTPISPFEPSFLWSTLEANTTVEFGGVSVKEERQRSSFPENVSTRQAQDALGSVCQPENNYAVEGSDSRKRLWIGPRPSTPVTDRLIQALGYIKDHSKHKDALIQVWVPVNRDGDGKRVLTTNDRLVSVSLNCPSLAQYREVSKRYQFSTEEDSKEAAGLPGRVFRNKIPEWTPDVRFFNSDEYPRVDAAHKYDIQGTLAVPIIEQGSQTCLGVIEVVLTTRKLKYRAELESVCKALEAVDLRTSEVPTVKNLKTSDLSYQTALPEILEVLQSACQTHGLPLAQTWVPCILQGKGGCRHSDDNLENCVSTVDSACYIGDSRIRGFHEACSEHHLLKGQGIVGKAFKTNQPCFWPDITSFSKTEYPLSHHARMFGLQAAVAIRLRSICTGSADFVLEFFLPIDCKDLEEQKKMLTSLSHIIRNVCQTLRVVTDKELQENLTLPDEKLIASPATRFSQGPGSDSREGVTFVTKPSTSGDGSSFYTDRSEEKRRTKADKTITLQVLRQHFAGSLKDAARNLGVCPTTLKRICRQHGIQRWPSRKIKKVGHSLQKIQRVIDSVQGASGVLQIESFYSNFPELASPNASKTSDLSNFKSTDHVHPAGVHPESFLSSPAAATSLSPSTSCSQSSGSSGSCSSGTPPKSFSLSIPRNEESVFKDEYADGMFKRARSDANLHLSSDERKLLQRSQSQASLYVTAKPEDSPPTTQVGGGVKALERVGPRVKVTFGEEKIRFRIQNSWGYKDLYQEICRRFGVGDTQGYHLKYLDDDAEWVLLTCDDDLVECVDVCHSSQSDTIKLQLVGDSQTQVGLSFGSRDHS